From Spirochaetota bacterium, a single genomic window includes:
- a CDS encoding DUF3592 domain-containing protein produces the protein MTLPRRIRPRRHSTTPSISCSASSCPVNPRQRDPRCPRNYSACWMRSSHETEARTMDISRPEKPINPEQYTPKEHDAMTRNLIQGMIDELKVLNRIDNLTEYKRAKDSFLAKAVPLCKQSKKTMPLAGMMKEMLAVDLYIPAKNEADLREIARIEREALADIKKRIIRLESLFRNAIKVNIPLAALALMFLIGGIIMLVYIGGHIASAGESADWPSIEGRLSKISLSERRSSSSAGHMGTRIETLTYGIDAEYDYRVGGTSYLGKRFSFEPFTGDRSYWEAKAGLYEAGSRVNVHYDPGNPESAVLETGVYERNYIFIVMGLAFLGIGLFYTARIVKFQFF, from the coding sequence ATGACCTTGCCTCGGAGGATACGGCCGCGAAGGCACTCGACTACACCGTCGATTTCGTGTTCCGCGAGCTCATGCCCGGTAAACCCGCGCCAACGAGACCCGCGCTGCCCCCGGAATTATTCCGCCTGCTGGATGAGATCATCGCACGAAACTGAAGCGCGCACGATGGATATTTCAAGGCCTGAGAAACCGATTAATCCGGAACAATACACGCCGAAGGAGCATGACGCAATGACACGTAATTTAATTCAAGGTATGATCGATGAATTGAAGGTCCTCAATCGAATTGACAACCTCACCGAATACAAAAGGGCGAAAGATTCGTTCCTGGCAAAAGCAGTCCCGCTTTGCAAGCAATCGAAAAAAACCATGCCGCTCGCCGGGATGATGAAGGAAATGCTCGCTGTGGATTTGTATATCCCCGCAAAAAACGAGGCCGACCTTCGGGAAATTGCCAGGATAGAACGCGAAGCGCTCGCTGACATAAAAAAGCGAATTATCCGGCTGGAATCGTTATTCCGGAACGCAATAAAAGTGAATATTCCGCTCGCCGCCCTTGCATTGATGTTCCTGATCGGCGGCATTATCATGCTCGTGTATATCGGCGGCCATATCGCCTCAGCAGGTGAAAGCGCCGACTGGCCATCCATAGAGGGCCGTTTGTCGAAGATCAGCCTGAGTGAACGACGAAGCTCTTCATCCGCCGGCCACATGGGAACGCGGATAGAAACCCTGACCTATGGAATCGATGCTGAATACGATTACCGTGTCGGCGGCACATCGTACCTGGGTAAACGGTTCTCCTTCGAACCATTCACCGGGGACCGCTCGTATTGGGAAGCGAAAGCAGGGCTTTATGAAGCCGGTTCCCGGGTGAATGTCCATTACGATCCCGGGAATCCCGAAAGCGCGGTGCTCGAAACCGGCGTGTATGAAAGGAACTATATATTTATCGTCATGGGATTGGCATTCCTGGGTATCGGATTGTTTTATACGGCACGGATCGTCAAATTCCAATTTTTCTAA
- a CDS encoding TetR/AcrR family transcriptional regulator, protein MKSRKTDKTKGVLRDRIYAAACHEFAERGLSGARVKSIARLAHVNPALVIYHFGSKEDLYLLVIRQIFGDIEKEQLLETLKAFDLAPPERLFIAIYLVVNLFLKKRDEYVYKIIFRELSDGGRYLRKIEQEQLFSRRREIVLDIILEGIRGGFFETRYPLFVVYSIFSFVTNLVLFRQINEDTVWRDDLASEDTAAKALDYTVDFVFRELMPGKPAPTRPALPPELFRLLDEIIARN, encoded by the coding sequence ATGAAATCAAGAAAGACAGATAAAACGAAAGGCGTCTTACGGGACCGGATATACGCCGCCGCCTGCCATGAATTCGCGGAGCGGGGCCTCTCCGGCGCGCGGGTCAAATCGATCGCCCGCCTCGCGCACGTAAACCCGGCGTTGGTGATTTATCACTTCGGAAGCAAGGAGGACCTCTACCTCCTCGTGATCCGGCAGATATTCGGGGACATCGAAAAGGAACAGCTCCTGGAGACGCTCAAGGCCTTCGATCTCGCGCCGCCCGAACGGCTCTTCATCGCGATCTACCTCGTGGTGAACCTGTTCCTGAAAAAGCGCGACGAGTATGTGTACAAGATCATTTTCAGGGAGCTTTCGGACGGCGGCCGTTATCTCCGGAAGATCGAACAGGAACAGCTCTTCTCCCGCCGCCGTGAGATCGTGCTCGACATCATACTCGAGGGAATACGCGGGGGATTTTTCGAGACGCGTTACCCGCTCTTCGTGGTCTACAGTATTTTTTCTTTCGTGACGAACCTGGTGCTCTTCCGCCAGATCAACGAGGACACGGTCTGGCGCGATGACCTTGCCTCGGAGGATACGGCCGCGAAGGCACTCGACTACACCGTCGATTTCGTGTTCCGCGAGCTCATGCCCGGTAAACCCGCGCCAACGAGACCCGCGCTGCCCCCGGAATTATTCCGCCTGCTGGATGAGATCATCGCACGAAACTGA